Genomic segment of Luteitalea sp.:
AAGGCGAGCCCGTCCTCTGGATCCGAGGCAAGCGGTACGACGGCCCATCGCCGCACGTAGTGCGCTGTCGGGGGTGGCGACGTCCCAGTCCCGACACTGCGCCCGAGCGCGTCGATGTAATCCACGTAACCAGGCGTGTTGCGCGTGGCGGCGTCCGCGGGCGATGCTCGGAGCCCGGGCCCACCTGCGACGGGCGGCGTTTGCGTGAGGTCTGAGACGAAGTCCGAGATGCGCACGTCGGCTCCGGCAGCCGGATGATCGAACCGCCACGTCAGCGCTCGCAGCTCCTCCATCTTTGCCGCTGCCAACGCGGTGGCGACAGTTCGGGCGTGTGCCTGCTGGCCCGCGCGAACAGCGCGCTCAACCAGCGTTGCACCACCGACGGCCAGCACCACGATGATGGCGAGCGCCGTGACGCACTCGATGAGCGTGAAGCCG
This window contains:
- a CDS encoding prepilin-type N-terminal cleavage/methylation domain-containing protein — translated: GFTLIECVTALAIIVVLAVGGATLVERAVRAGQQAHARTVATALAAAKMEELRALTWRFDHPAAGADVRISDFVSDLTQTPPVAGGPGLRASPADAATRNTPGYVDYIDALGRSVGTGTSPPPTAHYVRRWAVVPLASDPEDGLAFVVVVSTIVEQTRPTDGSWNVARLVSFRSRTRP